Proteins encoded together in one Candidatus Binataceae bacterium window:
- the lipA gene encoding lipoyl synthase, with protein sequence MGERKHPEWIKVRAPTSPEYFRTRATLAELKLHTVCQEACCPNIGECFGHRTATFMLMGDVCTRNCPYCAVAHGRVRPLDPDEPRRIGEAVARLGLQHVVVTSVDRDDLADGGAAHFAATAHAIKAATPGARVEVLVPDFKGAHASVETVVAAPVDIYNHNIETVPSLYRKCRPGGRYELSLEVLAYAKAAAHGRALLTKAGVMLGLGEERDELIQVLRDLRAAGCDILTLGQYLRPSPDHLPVVRYVPPAEFAELKAIGIALGFRHVESGPLVRSSYHAWEHVN encoded by the coding sequence ATGGGCGAGCGCAAACATCCGGAGTGGATCAAGGTTCGCGCGCCCACCTCGCCCGAATACTTCCGCACGCGCGCGACGCTCGCCGAGCTCAAGCTGCACACAGTCTGTCAGGAGGCCTGCTGTCCGAATATCGGTGAGTGCTTCGGGCATCGCACGGCCACCTTCATGCTGATGGGCGATGTCTGCACGCGCAATTGTCCCTACTGCGCAGTCGCGCACGGCCGCGTGCGCCCGCTCGATCCCGACGAGCCCCGACGTATAGGCGAGGCGGTGGCGCGGCTGGGGTTGCAACATGTCGTTGTGACGTCGGTGGATCGCGACGATCTCGCCGACGGCGGCGCTGCGCATTTCGCCGCGACCGCGCACGCGATCAAGGCCGCGACGCCCGGCGCGCGGGTCGAAGTGCTGGTGCCCGATTTCAAGGGCGCGCACGCGAGCGTCGAGACCGTGGTCGCCGCGCCGGTCGACATCTACAATCACAATATCGAGACTGTGCCGAGCCTCTACCGGAAATGCCGCCCCGGCGGCCGCTATGAGCTCTCGCTCGAGGTCCTCGCTTACGCCAAGGCGGCGGCGCACGGCCGCGCGTTGCTCACCAAAGCCGGCGTGATGCTGGGCCTCGGTGAGGAGCGCGACGAGCTCATCCAGGTGCTCCGCGACCTGCGCGCCGCCGGGTGCGACATCCTGACGCTCGGGCAGTATCTGCGCCCCTCGCCGGATCATCTTCCGGTCGTGCGCTACGTCCCGCCCGCCGAGTTCGCCGAGCTCAAAGCGATCGGAATCGCTCTGGGCTTTCGCCACGTCGAATCCGGTCCGCTCGTGCGCAGCTCCTATCATGCCTGGGAACACGTGAACTGA
- the lipB gene encoding lipoyl(octanoyl) transferase LipB gives MSILRIARLGRVDYAAALELQQALVAQRSHDTSADTLLVLEHPPTYTLGRGADERFLLDPPAGVPIHRVSRGGQVTWHGPGQLVGYPILKLEGAERDVMRYLRRLEQVIIAALARCGIAAERRAGLTGVWVGTEKIASIGVGIRRWVTLHGFAVNVAIDPDGFARIVPCGIAGCHMTSIAKLGVEGVSMAAFSGLIAEAFAAVFGYQQVEALNGRALVATPAAPDDLAAHG, from the coding sequence ATGTCGATTCTGCGCATCGCCCGCCTCGGCCGCGTCGATTACGCTGCGGCGCTCGAGTTGCAGCAGGCGCTGGTCGCGCAACGATCGCATGACACGAGCGCTGATACGCTGCTCGTGCTCGAGCATCCCCCGACTTACACGCTCGGCCGCGGCGCTGATGAACGCTTCCTCCTCGACCCGCCCGCGGGCGTGCCGATTCATCGCGTATCGCGCGGCGGGCAGGTGACCTGGCACGGGCCCGGCCAACTGGTCGGCTATCCAATCCTGAAGCTCGAAGGCGCGGAGCGCGACGTCATGCGCTACCTGCGCCGGCTCGAGCAGGTGATCATCGCGGCGCTCGCGCGTTGCGGTATCGCCGCCGAGCGCCGCGCCGGGTTGACCGGCGTATGGGTTGGGACTGAGAAGATTGCCTCAATCGGAGTCGGTATCCGCCGCTGGGTGACGCTGCATGGCTTCGCGGTTAACGTCGCGATCGACCCCGACGGCTTCGCGCGGATCGTGCCGTGCGGAATTGCCGGCTGCCATATGACCTCGATCGCCAAGCTTGGAGTCGAAGGGGTCTCGATGGCCGCATTCTCGGGGCTGATCGCAGAGGCGTTCGCTGCGGTTTTTGGCTATCAGCAAGTTGAAGCTCTCAACGGCCGCGCGCTCGTCGCAACTCCCGCCGCGCCCGACGACCTCGCTGCTCACGGATAA
- the lpdA gene encoding dihydrolipoyl dehydrogenase, with protein MANSRYDLVVIGSGPGGYVAAIRASQLKMKVAVIERDLPGGVCLNWGCIPSKALLNSAEAMETIRGAAQEHGIAVGEVSVDFKRVIARSREAADKLSKGVRFLLRKNKVDYIEAHGAISGPNRVALTPAPGKPAPPAEAVEAERILIATGSGERLFPGMAVGDGVMTSREALLHDHVPASIIVIGAGAIGLEFGYFYQAFGAKLTIVELEKQMLPGFDAEVAEELRKAFVKRGANILLGHGYKSMTRHDGKWTVTLDVAGAAKTVEAEAVLVAVGRGPLSRDLGLDRVGIEVERGFIKIDDSFRTSCATIYAIGDVARMPLLAHKASAEGIAAVEIMAGVREPGFDLLAIPGCIYCEPEVATVGLSEADAVARGIEVKVGKIPFRSNGKSVAVNQTEGFVKIVASKQYGEVLGCQIIGHHATDLISEVVLGKTLETTTAEIGRSVHPHPTLSETIMEAALAAEGEAINF; from the coding sequence TTGGCCAACTCCCGTTATGATCTTGTCGTGATTGGCTCAGGTCCCGGCGGTTATGTCGCCGCGATACGGGCGAGCCAGCTCAAGATGAAAGTCGCAGTTATCGAGCGCGATCTGCCGGGCGGCGTCTGCCTGAATTGGGGTTGTATCCCGAGCAAGGCCCTGCTCAACTCCGCTGAAGCGATGGAGACGATTCGCGGCGCGGCGCAGGAGCACGGGATCGCGGTCGGCGAGGTCAGCGTCGATTTCAAGCGCGTCATCGCGCGCAGCCGCGAGGCCGCCGACAAGCTCTCGAAGGGCGTGCGCTTTCTACTGCGCAAGAACAAGGTCGATTACATCGAAGCTCACGGCGCGATCAGCGGGCCGAACCGCGTCGCCCTGACGCCCGCGCCGGGCAAACCGGCGCCCCCCGCCGAGGCCGTCGAAGCCGAGCGCATCCTCATCGCGACCGGCTCGGGCGAGCGTCTTTTCCCCGGGATGGCCGTCGGCGACGGCGTTATGACTAGCCGCGAGGCCCTGCTTCACGATCACGTCCCCGCTAGCATCATTGTCATCGGCGCCGGCGCCATCGGACTAGAATTTGGATACTTCTACCAAGCCTTCGGCGCCAAGCTGACGATTGTCGAGCTAGAAAAGCAGATGCTGCCGGGCTTCGACGCCGAGGTTGCCGAAGAACTGCGCAAGGCCTTCGTCAAGCGCGGCGCCAATATCCTGCTCGGCCACGGCTACAAATCGATGACGCGCCACGACGGCAAATGGACCGTCACCCTCGACGTCGCCGGCGCCGCCAAGACCGTCGAGGCGGAGGCAGTGCTGGTCGCGGTCGGACGCGGCCCGCTCAGCCGCGACCTCGGTCTCGACCGCGTCGGCATCGAAGTCGAGCGCGGCTTTATCAAGATTGATGATTCGTTCCGCACCTCGTGCGCGACTATCTATGCGATCGGCGACGTCGCGCGGATGCCGTTGCTGGCGCATAAGGCCTCCGCCGAGGGTATCGCCGCGGTTGAGATCATGGCCGGGGTGCGCGAGCCCGGCTTCGACTTGCTCGCCATCCCAGGCTGCATCTATTGCGAACCGGAAGTTGCGACCGTCGGCTTGAGCGAAGCGGACGCGGTTGCGCGGGGAATCGAAGTCAAGGTCGGCAAGATTCCGTTCCGCTCCAACGGCAAATCAGTTGCGGTCAATCAGACCGAGGGCTTCGTCAAAATCGTCGCCAGCAAACAATACGGCGAAGTGCTCGGATGTCAGATCATCGGCCATCATGCCACCGACCTGATCTCCGAAGTGGTGCTCGGAAAGACACTCGAAACGACCACCGCCGAGATTGGCCGCAGCGTGCACCCTCATCCGACGCTCTCCGAGACCATCATGGAGGCTGCGCTCGCGGCGGAGGGCGAGGCGATTAACTTCTGA
- a CDS encoding 2-oxo acid dehydrogenase subunit E2 produces the protein MSNEITMPKLSDTMEEGKIIRWLKHPGDQVRHGDALAEVETDKADMVMESFDDGVLEEIRLKEGESAPVGATIAMLRAADGASAGGTAGESRNTAASAPRAATPEALAPVENSTAKRSSTAERVTPIRPAKRRAAEKAAPQAPPEASTNAMENPASVFTKDDPEAPADADDGGAFPLSHESHPALSAHPSATPTAIAAPPPRALATTEPHPPAPHDGKLRASPLARRAADEAGIDLAQVHGSGPEGRVTKRDIDNFVREQQLFRFRRLVAPREGLPGTREELSKMRRTIAQRMAQSKREIPHFYVTVEVDMEEAVKLKKSLEVTELFEEDITYNDIIVKATALALARYTRMNASFQDDGVVIYPHINIGMAVAVEDGLIVPVIHECERLTLPEISAAAHRLVGKAARGGFSGDDLSGGTFTISNMGMLGVEHFAAVIVPPQAGILAVSAVKEKPVVRNGQLAVGKTMMLTVACDHRIIDGVVGARFVNEIKRFLENPASLLVS, from the coding sequence ATGAGCAATGAAATCACGATGCCGAAGCTTTCCGACACGATGGAGGAAGGCAAAATCATTCGCTGGCTCAAGCATCCGGGCGATCAGGTTCGTCACGGCGACGCCTTGGCCGAAGTCGAGACCGACAAGGCCGACATGGTGATGGAATCGTTCGATGACGGCGTGCTCGAAGAGATTCGGCTCAAGGAGGGCGAATCGGCGCCGGTCGGCGCGACGATCGCGATGCTGCGTGCAGCGGATGGCGCGTCGGCAGGTGGCACGGCGGGAGAATCGCGCAACACTGCGGCGTCGGCGCCTCGAGCGGCAACTCCCGAGGCTCTCGCGCCGGTGGAAAATTCAACCGCAAAGCGGTCGTCAACCGCCGAGCGCGTTACGCCAATCCGTCCCGCCAAACGCCGCGCCGCGGAGAAAGCGGCCCCTCAGGCTCCGCCCGAAGCCTCGACGAACGCTATGGAGAATCCCGCTTCCGTCTTTACGAAAGACGATCCCGAAGCGCCGGCGGACGCCGACGACGGCGGCGCGTTTCCCTTATCCCACGAGAGCCATCCTGCGCTCAGCGCTCATCCGTCGGCGACGCCGACCGCGATCGCCGCGCCGCCGCCCCGCGCGCTCGCGACCACGGAGCCTCATCCACCGGCGCCTCACGACGGCAAGCTGCGCGCCTCGCCGCTGGCGCGGCGCGCCGCCGACGAAGCCGGCATCGACCTGGCGCAGGTCCATGGCAGCGGGCCGGAGGGGCGCGTCACCAAGCGCGATATCGATAATTTCGTTCGTGAGCAGCAGCTCTTCCGCTTCCGCCGCCTGGTCGCGCCGCGCGAGGGGCTGCCGGGCACGCGCGAAGAGCTCTCGAAGATGCGCCGCACGATCGCGCAGCGGATGGCCCAGTCCAAGCGCGAAATCCCGCACTTCTACGTCACCGTGGAGGTCGATATGGAAGAGGCGGTCAAGCTCAAGAAGTCGCTCGAAGTGACCGAGCTGTTCGAAGAGGACATCACCTACAACGACATCATCGTCAAAGCGACTGCGCTGGCGCTGGCGCGCTATACGCGCATGAATGCGAGTTTTCAGGACGACGGCGTGGTCATCTATCCGCATATCAATATCGGGATGGCGGTGGCGGTCGAGGACGGGTTGATCGTTCCGGTGATTCACGAATGCGAGCGGCTGACGCTGCCGGAAATCTCTGCGGCCGCCCATCGGCTGGTCGGCAAGGCGGCGCGCGGCGGCTTCAGCGGCGACGATCTGTCGGGTGGGACTTTCACCATCTCGAACATGGGGATGCTCGGGGTCGAGCATTTCGCCGCGGTCATCGTCCCGCCGCAGGCCGGCATCCTGGCGGTCAGCGCGGTCAAGGAAAAGCCGGTGGTGAGAAACGGCCAGTTGGCCGTCGGCAAAACCATGATGCTGACGGTGGCCTGCGACCATCGCATCATCGACGGCGTGGTTGGCGCGCGCTTCGTCAACGAGATCAAACGCTTTCTCGAAAACCCGGCAAGCCTGCTAGTTTCGTAA
- a CDS encoding alpha-ketoacid dehydrogenase subunit beta — MALITYREALNQALREEMDRDSRVFIMGEEVGYFGGAFKVTDGLLAVYGERRVRDTPISELTIVGAGVGAAMGGLKPVVELMTINFGLLAIDQIVNSAAKIHYMFGGHAKVPMVIRAPQGAGHQLGAQHSQSLEAYFLHCPGLRVVIPATPADAKGLLKSCIRQEDPVVFLEHESLYGVKGEVPDGDHLVPLGQARRAREGKDVTLISYSKCVYDTLSAAEALENEGIDAEVIDLRTLNPLDLKTVVESVKKTGKAIIVYEGWRTGGAGAEIAAQIYETAFDSLDAPIERVATLDTPIPYNARLEHAALPSAADIVKAAERLV, encoded by the coding sequence ATGGCGCTAATTACTTATCGTGAGGCCTTGAACCAGGCGCTGCGCGAAGAGATGGATCGCGACAGCCGGGTCTTTATCATGGGCGAGGAGGTCGGCTACTTCGGCGGCGCCTTCAAGGTCACCGACGGGCTGCTCGCGGTGTACGGCGAGCGCCGCGTGCGCGATACGCCGATCTCCGAATTGACGATCGTCGGCGCCGGGGTCGGCGCGGCGATGGGCGGGCTGAAGCCGGTGGTCGAGCTGATGACGATCAATTTCGGCCTGCTCGCGATCGATCAGATCGTCAACAGCGCCGCGAAAATTCACTATATGTTCGGCGGCCACGCCAAGGTCCCGATGGTCATCCGCGCGCCCCAGGGCGCGGGCCATCAGCTTGGCGCGCAGCACAGCCAGAGTCTCGAAGCCTATTTTCTGCATTGTCCCGGACTGCGCGTCGTCATCCCGGCGACGCCGGCCGACGCCAAGGGCCTGCTGAAATCCTGTATCCGGCAGGAGGATCCCGTCGTCTTCCTCGAGCACGAATCGCTCTACGGCGTGAAGGGCGAAGTGCCCGACGGCGATCATCTGGTGCCGCTGGGGCAGGCGCGGCGCGCGCGCGAGGGCAAGGACGTCACGCTGATCTCCTACTCGAAGTGCGTGTACGACACGTTGTCGGCAGCGGAAGCGCTCGAAAATGAGGGGATCGACGCCGAAGTAATCGATCTGCGCACGCTCAATCCGCTCGACCTCAAAACGGTCGTCGAGTCGGTCAAGAAGACCGGGAAAGCGATTATCGTATATGAGGGCTGGCGTACCGGCGGCGCCGGGGCGGAGATCGCGGCGCAAATTTACGAGACCGCCTTCGACAGCCTCGACGCGCCGATCGAACGCGTGGCGACGCTCGACACGCCGATTCCCTACAACGCGCGGCTCGAGCACGCGGCGCTGCCGAGCGCTGCAGATATCGTCAAGGCCGCGGAGCGGCTGGTCTAA
- the pdhA gene encoding pyruvate dehydrogenase (acetyl-transferring) E1 component subunit alpha, protein MALERDKHIAERALLTMDEVQLLDLYRRMVLIRRFEEKTAEMYSRGKITGFCHLYAGEEAVAVGAIAALNSKDYVVSTYREHGHCLAKGASPRAVMAELFGKATGLSRGHGGSMHLFDPNLRFMGGYAIVGGGLPIATGLGLSAKYREEPDVVCCFFGDGALPQGAFHESLNLASLWKLPVVFVCENNFYGMGTMVQNAICQEELYRFAEPYKMPGVRVDGMNVLDVYGAATEAAARAREGDGPSLIEAVTYRFRGHSMSDPAEYRSRREERIWQERDPIKNLRRRMLLDQRVSEAQLDEAEREVVAVIDDAVKFAEESPEPGLETLGKYVYVEENRDA, encoded by the coding sequence ATGGCCCTCGAACGGGACAAACATATTGCTGAACGGGCGTTGCTCACGATGGACGAGGTTCAGTTGCTCGACCTTTACCGGCGGATGGTGCTGATTCGCCGCTTCGAAGAAAAGACTGCCGAGATGTACTCGCGCGGCAAGATCACCGGCTTTTGCCATCTGTACGCTGGAGAGGAGGCGGTGGCGGTCGGCGCGATCGCGGCGCTCAACAGCAAGGACTACGTGGTTTCGACCTATCGCGAGCATGGCCATTGTCTCGCCAAGGGGGCGTCGCCGCGCGCCGTGATGGCCGAACTCTTCGGCAAAGCGACCGGGCTCTCGCGCGGCCACGGCGGCTCGATGCATCTGTTTGATCCGAATCTGCGCTTCATGGGCGGCTACGCGATCGTGGGCGGCGGCCTGCCGATCGCGACCGGCCTCGGCCTCTCGGCCAAGTACCGCGAGGAACCCGACGTCGTGTGTTGCTTCTTCGGCGACGGCGCGCTGCCGCAGGGCGCCTTTCACGAAAGCCTCAACCTCGCCTCGCTCTGGAAGCTGCCGGTGGTTTTCGTCTGCGAGAACAACTTCTACGGGATGGGCACGATGGTGCAGAACGCCATCTGTCAGGAAGAGCTCTACCGTTTCGCCGAGCCCTACAAGATGCCGGGCGTGCGCGTGGACGGGATGAACGTACTCGACGTTTATGGCGCGGCGACCGAAGCTGCGGCGCGTGCGCGCGAGGGCGACGGCCCCTCGCTGATCGAGGCGGTGACCTATCGCTTTCGCGGCCACTCGATGTCGGACCCGGCCGAGTACCGCTCGCGCCGCGAGGAGCGCATCTGGCAGGAGCGCGATCCGATCAAGAATCTCCGCCGCCGCATGTTGCTCGATCAACGAGTCAGCGAGGCCCAGCTCGACGAGGCCGAGCGCGAGGTTGTCGCGGTTATTGACGACGCGGTGAAGTTCGCCGAGGAAAGTCCCGAGCCCGGCCTCGAGACCCTCGGAAAATATGTTTACGTCGAAGAAAACCGGGACGCCTAG
- a CDS encoding Fe-Mn family superoxide dismutase: MARGTEGASAKMANRARRRFLRAAALMTAGVAGSALSNGIVRRAFAAPPTETGLSFEGLLKGLSGFQPRTLMQLPRAEIPGFLSRRQLGQNYAVYREQFARLQAAESALATAPRSSAQAKEYAELRNAQMTAANSVLLHEFYFRILADAPTTPSQYLIANMNEHMGAMADWREDFSACARGAEEWAMLVYDPYDDRWHNVATGAQNAGGWTGANPLVVCDVADHAWSIDYRSREIYVTRFLDHLDWAVVGTRYRAVDRQ, translated from the coding sequence ATGGCGCGGGGAACAGAGGGAGCTTCCGCCAAAATGGCGAATCGCGCGCGGCGGCGCTTCCTGCGCGCCGCGGCATTGATGACAGCCGGAGTTGCCGGCTCGGCGCTGAGCAACGGAATTGTGCGGCGCGCCTTTGCGGCGCCGCCGACGGAGACGGGCCTGTCATTCGAAGGGCTCTTGAAAGGGCTGTCCGGGTTTCAGCCGCGCACCCTGATGCAGTTGCCGCGCGCCGAGATTCCGGGCTTTCTTTCACGGCGTCAACTCGGGCAGAACTATGCGGTTTACCGCGAACAGTTTGCCAGGCTTCAGGCTGCAGAGAGCGCACTTGCCACCGCGCCGCGCAGCAGCGCTCAGGCCAAGGAATACGCCGAGCTGCGCAATGCGCAAATGACGGCAGCGAATTCCGTCCTCTTGCACGAATTCTATTTTCGCATTCTGGCTGACGCCCCGACTACTCCCTCGCAATACCTGATCGCGAATATGAACGAGCATATGGGCGCGATGGCCGACTGGCGCGAGGATTTCAGCGCGTGCGCGCGCGGCGCCGAGGAATGGGCGATGCTCGTCTATGATCCCTACGACGACCGCTGGCACAACGTCGCGACCGGGGCGCAGAACGCGGGCGGCTGGACGGGCGCGAACCCGCTGGTAGTGTGCGATGTGGCCGACCACGCCTGGTCGATCGATTACCGGAGTCGCGAGATTTATGTGACGCGATTTCTCGACCACCTCGACTGGGCTGTCGTCGGCACCCGCTATCGAGCGGTCGATCGGCAATAG
- a CDS encoding MFS transporter: protein MAGWFSARASADAKLLLATRALRGFADGAVSVILPSYLTAIGLGSFQVGAIVFGTLLGSAVLTLWVGLAGSRIAPRRILISASVLMFATGIGFFSAAGFWTLFAVAVIGTMNPSAGDVSLFLPAEQTALAESVADRDLTSMFGFYNVAGAIAGALGALASGIPAIVAARAGSRPVAAERMVFLGYSIIAIIAGVVYAKLRQPTHQAPPTGAGASLGKSRRMVLKLSALFSLDAFGGGFVVQSLLALWLFRRFNLDLEVAGTFFFAAGLLGALSQLLSTVVAARIGRVRTMAYTHIPANALLIAAALMPNARRAIALLLARSALSSMDVPARQSYVMAIVEPEERAAAASVTNVPRSLASAFAPLPAGALLDASNFGWPLICAGGLKILYDLILLAQFRSAHPADEEVN, encoded by the coding sequence ATGGCAGGCTGGTTTTCGGCGCGCGCGTCTGCCGACGCAAAACTGCTGCTGGCGACGCGTGCGCTGCGCGGCTTCGCCGACGGTGCCGTCAGCGTCATCCTGCCGAGTTATCTGACAGCGATCGGATTGGGCTCGTTTCAAGTTGGCGCGATCGTCTTCGGGACGCTGCTGGGTTCGGCGGTGCTGACGCTGTGGGTTGGCCTTGCCGGCAGCCGGATCGCGCCGCGGCGTATCCTGATCAGTGCCAGCGTTCTGATGTTTGCGACCGGGATCGGGTTTTTTAGCGCCGCCGGTTTCTGGACGCTGTTCGCCGTCGCGGTTATCGGGACGATGAACCCTTCCGCCGGCGATGTCAGTCTTTTTCTGCCGGCGGAGCAGACCGCGCTGGCCGAATCGGTCGCAGACCGCGATCTGACCTCGATGTTCGGATTCTACAACGTCGCCGGCGCGATTGCCGGAGCGCTCGGTGCGTTGGCGAGCGGAATCCCCGCGATAGTGGCCGCCCGCGCCGGTTCCCGTCCAGTCGCGGCGGAACGCATGGTCTTCCTCGGCTATTCGATAATCGCGATTATAGCCGGCGTGGTTTACGCGAAGCTGCGCCAGCCGACGCATCAGGCGCCGCCAACGGGCGCCGGCGCGTCACTCGGAAAATCGCGTCGCATGGTGCTCAAGCTCTCGGCGCTCTTCAGCCTCGACGCCTTCGGCGGCGGTTTCGTCGTGCAGTCGCTGCTGGCGCTTTGGCTGTTTCGCCGTTTCAATCTCGATCTCGAAGTTGCCGGGACTTTCTTCTTTGCCGCGGGATTGCTCGGCGCGCTTTCACAACTGCTCTCGACAGTTGTCGCCGCCCGCATCGGACGAGTCCGTACGATGGCCTATACGCATATCCCGGCGAACGCGTTGCTGATCGCGGCGGCCCTGATGCCCAACGCCAGGCGGGCGATCGCGCTTCTGCTGGCGCGATCGGCGCTGTCGTCGATGGATGTGCCGGCGCGGCAATCGTATGTGATGGCGATCGTCGAGCCCGAAGAGCGCGCCGCCGCGGCGAGCGTCACCAACGTCCCGCGCAGTCTCGCCAGCGCCTTCGCGCCATTGCCGGCCGGCGCACTGCTCGACGCCTCAAACTTCGGCTGGCCGCTAATCTGCGCGGGGGGCCTGAAAATACTTTACGACCTGATTCTGCTCGCGCAATTCCGGTCGGCGCATCCCGCCGACGAAGAGGTAAATTGA
- a CDS encoding M20 family metallopeptidase: protein MEIKDAARERLLSRRDRLVALSHRIHAHPELGWEEEKSSTWVAEALADEGFEVRRGIFDLPTAVIARAGSGPLHIAICAEYDALPGIGHACGHNIIAAMSVGAAIAAARIADDAGLTVSLIGTPAEEVCNAGGKIELLERGGFDGAHAAMMIHPAPVDLAEPPIIAAAQFEISYTGKEAHAAAFPERGVNAADALTIAQTAIGLLRQHIRHSERIHGIITKGGDAANVIPAHTAARYIARAETIEKLQRLLPRVHRCFEAGALATGATMKITGGDKPYAEMRHDADLLALYRTNATAAGRKLLDTVRLPPNSDFARAAGSTDMGNVSLKIPSIHPMIGLGSMPAVNHQPEFTAHCIKAEADRAVFDGALAMAWTMIDAATNIALRDRLIKGSKDLHS from the coding sequence ATGGAGATCAAGGACGCCGCCCGCGAACGTTTACTTTCACGCCGGGACCGGCTCGTCGCACTGAGCCATCGCATCCATGCTCATCCGGAACTCGGATGGGAGGAGGAGAAATCCTCGACGTGGGTGGCGGAAGCGCTGGCGGACGAAGGCTTCGAGGTTCGCCGCGGCATCTTCGATTTGCCGACAGCGGTGATTGCGCGCGCAGGTTCGGGGCCGCTCCATATCGCGATCTGCGCTGAATATGACGCGCTACCTGGGATCGGTCACGCCTGCGGGCATAACATCATAGCCGCGATGAGTGTCGGCGCTGCGATCGCGGCTGCACGCATCGCCGATGACGCCGGCTTGACCGTCAGCCTGATCGGCACGCCGGCCGAGGAGGTGTGCAACGCCGGCGGCAAGATCGAGCTGCTCGAGCGCGGCGGCTTCGACGGCGCCCATGCCGCCATGATGATTCATCCGGCGCCGGTGGATTTGGCCGAGCCGCCGATCATTGCCGCCGCGCAGTTCGAGATCAGCTATACCGGCAAGGAGGCGCACGCCGCGGCTTTCCCCGAACGCGGGGTCAACGCCGCCGACGCCCTGACAATCGCGCAAACCGCGATTGGGCTGCTGCGCCAGCATATTCGGCACTCCGAGCGCATCCACGGCATCATCACCAAAGGCGGGGACGCGGCCAACGTAATTCCGGCGCATACCGCGGCGCGCTATATCGCGCGGGCCGAGACCATCGAAAAACTGCAACGCCTGCTCCCGCGGGTGCATCGATGTTTCGAGGCGGGCGCTCTCGCCACCGGCGCGACGATGAAAATCACGGGTGGTGACAAGCCCTACGCCGAGATGCGTCATGACGCGGATCTGCTCGCGCTCTATCGCACGAACGCGACCGCGGCCGGACGCAAGCTGCTGGACACGGTGCGATTGCCGCCGAACTCGGATTTCGCGCGCGCCGCCGGCTCGACCGATATGGGCAACGTCTCGCTAAAAATCCCGTCGATTCATCCGATGATCGGTCTGGGCTCGATGCCGGCGGTAAACCATCAGCCGGAATTCACCGCGCACTGCATCAAGGCAGAGGCTGATCGCGCGGTCTTTGATGGCGCGCTCGCAATGGCCTGGACCATGATCGACGCCGCAACCAACATCGCGTTGCGGGACCGCCTGATCAAGGGCTCCAAGGACTTGCATTCATAG
- a CDS encoding plastocyanin/azurin family copper-binding protein translates to MSSSFMRACAPILLVAVVSIGLVGAGTALAATPATTIKMSDTPPKFLPEKVTIKAGQSVEWVNNAATLHSVDADASMVQNPKDVVLPAGAKPFDSGFMPPGGTFDYTFTVPGAYHYTCVPHEKDGMKGEIDVTK, encoded by the coding sequence ATGAGTTCATCATTTATGCGCGCCTGTGCGCCGATCCTATTGGTTGCGGTCGTTTCGATCGGGCTCGTCGGTGCGGGAACAGCGCTCGCGGCGACACCCGCCACCACAATCAAGATGAGTGATACGCCACCTAAGTTTTTGCCCGAGAAAGTGACGATCAAAGCCGGCCAGAGCGTCGAGTGGGTCAACAATGCCGCGACGCTCCATTCCGTCGACGCCGACGCCTCGATGGTGCAGAATCCCAAAGATGTCGTGCTACCGGCCGGCGCCAAACCCTTCGATTCGGGCTTCATGCCGCCGGGCGGCACATTTGATTACACCTTTACGGTTCCCGGCGCCTATCACTACACCTGCGTGCCCCACGAGAAAGACGGCATGAAGGGCGAGATCGACGTTACAAAATAA